Proteins co-encoded in one Oncorhynchus keta strain PuntledgeMale-10-30-2019 chromosome 36, Oket_V2, whole genome shotgun sequence genomic window:
- the LOC118369756 gene encoding homeobox protein HMX2-like yields MSTTEDSGSKCSSAPISSFTIQSILGTSSEKTRSGAKESSKGLQLARKRSLSVSSEEECSGGEDSADCFCSDRGHSEPCNRHQPLNFSCLGSTTGLISVRDGIARRPHLTQPLLQDYKEEQERPCNPMSPISEERQTDGADKQSNSSKKKTRTVFSRSQVYQLESTFDMKRYLSSSERACLASSLQLTETQVKTWFQNRRNKWKRQLSAELEAANMAHASAQTLVGMPLVFRDSSLLRVPVPRSIAFPTPLYYPGSSLPGLPLYNLYNKIEY; encoded by the exons ATGAGTACCACAGAAGACAGCGGAAGCAAGTGCTCGTCGGCCCCAATTTCCAGTTTCACTATTCAGTCGATATTGGGCACGTCGTCGGAGAAGACACGGTCGGGGGCGAAGGAGAGTTCCAAGGGACTGCAGCTGGCGAGGAAGCGCTCGCTGTCGGTGTCTTCAGAAGAGGAGTGCAGCGGTGGGGAGGACTCTGCAGACTGTTTCTGTTCGGATCGTGGTCACAGCGAGCCATGCAACCGACATCAACCACTCAATTTTTCATGTTTAG GTTCAACAACGGGACTTATTTCAGTCCGTGACGGGATTGCACGGCGACCGCACCTGACACAGCCTCTGCTGCAGGATTACAAAGAGGAACAAGAGAGACCATGCAATCCAATGTCACCTATTTccgaggagagacagacagacggtgcGGACAAGCAGAGCAACTCGTCCAAGAAGAAGACCCGTACTGTCTTCTCGCGGAGTCAGGTGTACCAGCTCGAATCCACGTTTGATATGAAGAGGTATTTGAGCAGCTCCGAGCGAGCCTGTTTAGCATctagtctacagctaacagaaACTCAGGTGAAGACGTGGTTTCAGAACCGCAGGAACAAATGGAAGCGACAACTGTCGGCGGAACTGGAGGCCGCGAACATGGCACACGCCTCCGCACAGACACTGGTCGGAATGCCGCTTGTTTTTAGAGATAGCTCCCTGCTCCGGGTACCAGTTCCAAGATCTATCGCTTTTCCAACGCCACTATACTATCCTGGCAGCAGCCTACCAGGGTTACCATTGTACAATCTGTATAACAAGATTGAATATTGA
- the LOC118369757 gene encoding homeobox protein HMX3-like, whose product MPETAQETCTPVKDSPFFIKNLLNCDSKPSKPKPLFASAKAAFEGGFSLSQVGDFNFPRFELPTQRFALPAHYLERASAWWYPYTLSAASHLHRTEVAEKARDSSPTSGTDRDSPDLVLKSDPDGKEDEDNKSGDEIVLDESDSEDTKKDSGVDDRKKNEDSDEKKACRKKKTRTVFSRSQVFQLESTFDMKRYLSSTERAGLAASLHLTETQVKIWFQNRRNKWKRQLAAELEAANLSHAAAQRIVRVPILYHENSASETGNATSNVPVSQSLLTFPHHLYYSHPIVTSVPLLRPV is encoded by the exons ATGCCCGAGACCGCGCAAGAGACGTGCACTCCGGTGAAAGACTCTCCCTTCTTCATTAAGAACTTACTTAACTGTGATAGTAAACCATCCAAACCGAAGCCCCTCTTCGCCTCGGCAAAGGCGGCGTTTGAAGGGGGCTTTTCCCTATCCCAAGTCGGGGACTTTAACTTTCCTCGCTTTGAGTTACCCACACAGAGGTTTGCCTTACCGGCGCACTATCTGGAGCGAGCCTCAGCATGGTGGTATCCCTACACGCTCAGCGCAGCCAGTCATCTACATAGAACGGAAG TTGCCGAGAAGGCAAGAGACTCTTCTCCAACCTCAGGCACGGACCGCGACTCGCCAGACCTGGTGCTCAAATCCGATCCAGACGGCAAAGAAGACGAGGACAACAAAAGTGGCGATGAAATAGTTCTAGACGAGAGTGATTCTGAGGACACAAAGAAAGACAGTGGGGTAGACGACAGGAAGAAAAACGAGGACAGTGACGAAAAGAAAGCATGTCGAAAAAAGAAAACACGCACCGTGTTCTCTCGGAGTCAGGTGTTTCAGCTTGAGTCCACCTTTGACATGAAACGCTACTTGAGCAGTACCGAGAGGGCCGGATTGGCTGCGTCATTGCACCTGACAGAGACACAGGTAAAGATTTGGTTCCAGAACAGAAGAAATAAATGGAAGAGGCAGCTTGCCGCTGAACTAGAGGCTGCCAATCTGAGCCACGCCGCTGCACAGAGGATAGTGCGAGTGCCCATCCTCTACCACGAGAACTCTGCCTCAGAGACTGGCAATGCAACCAGCAACGTTCCTGTGAGCCAGTCGCTCCTTACCTTCCCCCACCATCTCTATTACTCTCACCCAATCGTCACCTCTGTGCCACTACTCAGACCTGTTTGA